GATGGTCCTCAAAGACTCGACTGAATTGctcaaagaagaagaggaagcgtCTCTTCTGCCGCTAACGTCACACCCATTCTCCGCAGCGACTGATGACGATTCCTCCTGCCTAGAAACAAAACTCGCTTCCATCGCCTTAAACTGCTGCGAGTAGTAAGCTGCGTTGTCTTGCTCAATCCCCACCACTGCAAAGGCATTTTCAATATCTCAAAGTTAGAAACTTtcgaactaaaaaaaaaaagaaatgaacttTAAGGGTTTCTCTTACCAGCGCCTCCTCCATCTTCGCCAACGTCTTTGTTCATACCATCGCCTTCGTTTCCGTCCAcgtcatcatcatcctcttcttcttcttcttcttcttcttccaccacCTCCTCCCCGTCTGATCCACCACTGTCGTTAGGGTTTCCGCTCTCCGAGTAGAAACTCTGACGGAACTCGATATGAGGCTGAGGGTGAGGATTCgcagcggcggcggcggcggctgCCGCCGCGAAGTACCGGTGTTGGTCGCCGATAAAGGCGGCGAATTCGCGGGTTTTAGGGTCCTGCTCGCCGACCCGGAAACGCAACGGGTCGGCATCTTGGACGGTCATCGGCGGCGCGGAGAAGGACGCCGGAGAGAGACCTTTTCCCGACATGGAATCAAAATGAtacgaaaccctaaaatcaaaacccaaaataaTTGAGCAGGCAAAGAAGGATCAGATTATAAGATTTGGTTCCGGTGATATAAAGAAGGAATCTTAGAGgagaaaattaagtttttttcagAGAGATCACTAGGATCAGTTTTTTCATGAAAAAGACtaaaagaggaggaagaagaaggtgaagTGGGATgcaaaacgacgtcgttagATAAGAACGCTGACGTTTCAACCGCGAGTGACGTGGGGTCCATTGGCGGACAAAATAATAAAGCGTGCGGAGCTTCTTGGGCGGCTTTGATTTCGTACGGACACAGATGGAAGTCAACGTATGTTTGTATTCCCTGTCCgaaaattatttattgtattgCCCACATATAATTCGGGCCTTACCCCATGGGCCAGGTCCAATTATATCTATAACGTAGTGGGCTTAAGTTAGACACATAAAAAGTTGCTCTTATATTCGTGGGTGTTACGGTTCAGACCGGTTGCGGTTTATGGGTTTTGCAGGTTTTACTGTCTGGACCGCAagaaattcagttttttttctgAACTATTGTTCATTATTAAGTTCGTGTTACAATAAGGAATCAAACACTAGTGACATTTTAACACAAATTAAACAATAAACATTTGTTTTACTCTCGAGAGTGATCATCTCTGTGTTCTTTGATGTTCTTGAAGATTTTAGAACTCTTGTCAAAGATCTTTGCTCTCCTGTTGTAATCTTTAGGGTCTCTCCCATCATCATCCCCCATGATAGCTTCTTTCTCAAGGCATTCGAGGAGCTCCCACATTCCTCTGTTTGCTTCTCCACCACATATACTTTTTCTCTGAGTCagctcttcctcttcctctgggGTGATTGGCTCCACTGCCGCTGCATAACCCGAGCCTGAAGCCACGCACCTAGCAGCAGCGAAGGGCTTCTGCTTCCTGGCGTTAAGGCTCGGTTTGGTCTGTGGGATTGACTTGACCGGAGCTAGAATTTGATGAGTTGTAGGAGGAGATAGGCTTGTTGTGATGATCGTCATGCAGGATTGAGACATAGCTTCCATTGTTTTTCTTAAGTTGAAAGCTTGAGTTCTGGTCTCTTGGTGGTTTATATAAGGTACAAACGTGACGCAATAACACACGTCGTTCGTTACACATGTGGGAGTGGCGATGACTAATAGAGTTTTCGAGATTCTCCACGCTTGTTCTCGTGGCACGTATGTCCAGATTCTTTTGCCGACCTCCTTTGACCATCTTTCAGACATTATccaagtaattttttttgtttcaaaactcAGACACGTCTGTGTGATCATATCTCATCTACCATTTGCCATACTTGTAACCCTTATATATATGGGATGTTCCCATAAGTAAATCAATCAAGCAAATAAGATTCTCCTTAtttactctatctctctctactttctagattaaacatctctctctctcttgttcttcactatgttcttcaatttctaacatggtatcagagcacacACATCATCATAGCTTGGAAGCTCTTTAGCTCTCAATATGTGTTTAAGTACATCATTGAAGCTTGGGTTGAGTGTGAGAAGTaatccaaagaccttgtcttgctcacgcctctcttCTAGTGTACTAGGATCAGTGGTACTTGGTCTCAGCATCTCAAGTTCAGACCACAGCTGGCTGTACTTCCCAAGGTGCTTGGTGAAGTCCATCTCCTCTTGCTGTAAGTTGTTGATTGCCCTCTTAACCTCAAAAATTCTGGtgaggtttgaagtgttgccatataCCTTGTGTAAGGTATCCCATAGCTTCTTTGCAGTCTCACAATGTGAGTAAGACTCCATGATAGGAGTATCAAGTGAGCCTTGCAAGAATCTAGGCCACTCCAAAACCAATTGTTGGATCCTCCATCCTCACCTCAGACCTGCTTCAACCAACAGATACAACCAGGCCAAAGCACATGAAGCAAGAGCTCATGAAACCACAGTACCAGGCTCCATGCGCATAGGAGAAGATGGAAGAGCTATGATCTCAACCACCCACACTGGTGGATCCACATCCCATGCCATGTCCCAGCCATCCCCTGATGATGCCTTCATCCGCAAGTCAGACATTGAAGCCCTTATCAAAGCTATCAATGCAAACTCTGGTAACATCAGTGTCAATGCTTTAAATTCTATTCACAGTGCTTCACATACTACTAGACCTTTGATCATCGATTCGggagcttctcatcatatgattagggaTGCTAGACTGATTAGTGATGTTAAACCTGCTCTAGGGAGTGTAgtgattgctaatggtgatagaattccaaTTGAAGGAGTAGGAAActtgaaactgtttgataaggagtctcaagctttttatatgcctactTTCACATCCAActtattatctgttaagagaGCAACCAATGATCTaaattgcaatgttattttcagtcctaatgatgtgtgctttcaggatattaagaccaGGAAGATGCTGGGAAAGGGTGTGAGCAAGGGAGAGCTTTACTTGCTTGAAAACACCAAGCTTTCAAATTTATCTTGTGCTTTCAATTCTGCTTCTGTGTTAGCTAGTGATgttttatggcatgctagattaggtcatcctcATTATCGTGCCTTAGGACTGATGTTACCTAATCTATCTTTAAAGAGTGGaagttgtgaggcttgtattcttGGTAAACATCAGAGATCTGTTTTTCCTAATTCTAagactatttatgaaaattgctttgatcttgtgcactctgatgtttggacagcACCTTGTATGTCTAGGGAgaaccataaatattttgttacattcatagatgaaaaatcaaaatatacatggctcaccttgattcaaactaaagataGAGTTTTAGAAGCTTTTATTAACTTCCAAAACTATGTATCTAACCATTTCAATTCCAAGATCAAAATTTTTAGGTCTGATAATGGCGGAGAATATACAAGCACTGCTTTCAAACATCACTTAGCAAATCATGGCATAATCCATCAAACAAGTTGCccatacacaccacaacaaaatggagttgctgaaaggaagaatcgccatcttatggaggttgcaaggagcatgatgttccataccaatgttccaaagaggttctgGGGAGATGCTGTGGTCTCAGCATGTTATTTGATCAACAGGATCCCCACCAAAGTCCTCCAAGATAACTCTCCCTTTCaggtattaaacaaaataaaacctcCAATTGATCACTTGCGTgtttttgggtgtgtgtgctatgtcttgATACCAggggaacagagaaacaagcttgaagccaaGAGTGTCAAAGGCATGTTCATAGGATATACTCATGcgcagaaggggtacaagtgctacatacctgaatcaagaagagttatggtctcaagggatgttaagtttgtggaatcaaagggatactatgatgagaagagttgggAAAGCCTTCAGGATCTCTCACAAGGATCTTCAGATAGGGCAAACAACTTGAGAATCATTCTGGAAAACCTAGGCATCAGCCAGCCTCAAACAAGTGGCGTACCGAGCACTTCACATATACCTCCAGTTGTGGATGAAGCTACATCAATTGAAGAAGCAGTCCatcctgatcatgaggggggaaaccAACCTAATTTGCAAGTTATCCATGAGGAAGCTATCCCTGAAGAAGATATCCATGACGAAGCTATCCACGAGGAAGCTATccaagaagaagctatccaagaaGAAGTTGTTAATGATCAAGATGGAATGCAACAAGAAGTTCAACCATTAAGGAGGAGTACAAGGGTGAAGAAACCATCTCAGTGGATGGACACCAAAGTATACTTCAACAACAATGCAGTAGCTCATCCTATCCAAGCAACATGTTCTTTTGCGAGACTATCTGAAGAGCATGTAGTCTTCATCAGCAACCTAGATCAAGAGTATGTACCaaagacttatgaagaagccatGAAGCATGAAGAGTGGAGAGCGTCAGTTGGGGATGAAGTTggtgccatgatcaagaatgatacttggtatgaaacTGAGCTCCCCAAAGGAAAGAAAGCTGTTACAAGCCGTCtactcttcaccatcaagtaccttgccaatgggaaaccagaaagaaagaaaacaaggctagttgcaagaggatacacccaagtctatggagaagactatctggatacatttgcaccagtagctaaactccacaccatAAGAATTCTTCTCTCATTGGCAGTGAACTTGGAAtgggatttatggcagatggatgtcaaaaatgcttttcttcaaggagagctggaggatgaggtttacatgaggccacctccgggtatggaagacatggtcaagccagggaatgtcctaaggttgaagaaagcaatatatgggttaaaacagtcaccaagggcttggtaccacaaactgagtacaactctcaatggaagagggtttgtaaagtcagaagctgatcatacactcttcacactcacaagcaaGCAAGGAATTGTGGTGATTCTTATTTATGTAGATGATATTATCATCACAGGAAGTGACAAGGAAGGTATTATCTCAACCAAAGTCTTTCTTAAGTCtacttttgatattaaagatttaggtgagctaaagtactttctagggatagaaatatgccgctctaaagaggggcttttcttatctcaaaggaagtacacacttgatcttttgaatgaGGCAGGAAATCTTGGAGCGAAAGTAGCCAAGACTCCACTAGAAGATGGGTATAAGgtgctgcgtgagggggagattgaagacaagccCTATACTGACGTTAAACACTATAGAAGAATTGTAGGAAAGCTGATATACCTCACCATCACCAGGCCTGATGTATGCTTTGCAGTTAACCAAGTAAGCCAGAATATGCAAGCTCCCAAGATACACCATTGGAACATGGTTGAAAGGATCCTAAGATACCTAAGAGAGGCGCCAGggcaaggagtgtggatgggatgcaacaaaaatacagagatagttgggtattgtgatgctgattgggcaggagacagAGTGGATAGGAGATCCactaccggctattgtacatttatTGGAGGCAAtcttgtcacttggaagagcaagaaacagaagataGTGTCAtactcaagtgctgaagctgaatatagggCAATGAGGAAGCTCACTAGTGAGTTGATTTGGATCAGAAACCTACTTCGAGACTTGGGTATAGAGACATCAACTCCAatcaccatgcattgtgataatcaagcagcaaTACACATAGCTTCCAacaatgtgttccatgagaggactaaacacattgaggtggattgtcataaagtTAGGCAAGCAGTGGAACAAAGGATCATCTTACcctgctacacaagaagtgaggatcaactagctgacatctttaccaaggctgcaagcaCCAAGGTTTGCGAGTTCATACATTCCAAGTTAGGACTCGTAGATTTTTCATCACACTAATCCTCTTagccatgaagtgttctactctttttccttggcttggtttttatcccatgaggtttttccaagctaaaggttttaatgagggaatgcttcatggtttccaagttTGACCAGTccctatggtcaagcttgagggggagtgtgaagatgaagcaataagaaacaagatgattggttaaggtctcaagacaatggagataccactacaagggacaagcatgcatggttggttaaagtctcaagacaatggagatgccactacaagggacaagcatgcatggtgggttaaggtctcaagacaatggagatgtcactacaagggacaagcatgtATGGTGGATTaaagtctcaagacaatggattaTTAGTTTATCATATCTCATCTACCATTTGCCATACTTGTAACCCTTATATATATGGGATGTTCCcataagcaaatcaatcaagcaAATAAGATTCTCCTTAtttactctatctctctctactttctagattaaacatctctctttctcttgttcttcactatGTTCTTCAATTTCTAACAGGCACGTATGTCCAGATTCTTTTGCCGACCTCCTTTGACCATCTTTCAGACATTAtccaagtaatttttttttttcaaaactcagACACGTCTGTGTGATCATATCTCAATTATTTAACTAGCACCTCAAGATCATCTTCTGGAACTGCATATGAACAGGCTAAACCGAAATAAACCGGATAAAGCTCAAGTTAATACTCAATTCAACTCTGATCTTTAGCTTGAATGCATCTGCtaaaatatactccctccgtctTTTCATATAAGtcattttaaagaaatttttatgttctaaattatatgacgtttttaattttctatataaaatttattaacacttaatgttatatgaccaataaaaatatactttctattttattattggttgatttgtggttaggtaaataactaatgatgtttttgtttagaaaatataaaaaataataattttttaatctatgtgcacaattataaaacaacttatattaaaaaacggagggagtataaaaaactaaaacaaatataatctCAAATTTAGAGatgtttataaaataagaatatTCTCTATGTCCATATACAAAAATTGAGATTCTTTCCtagtgaagaaaaaaaagaaaactaatataaaataattagatttaagcCAAAACTTTTCTAGTAATGGATGGATCAGATCACATATTAGATTAGATTAACTAATAAAAGCCTAATTGATCAAAATCACTAAAGGGTTTAGTCTTCTTCAGCCAAGGCTCCATCACCACCATCTCCAAAGTCGTTATCATCATTTCCAACGTAATTTGCTGCAAGTGGAGGAGCTTCATCTTCAAACCCTAGTGCATCAGGAATCTCCATATCTTTCTCTGTAACTTTCATCCTCTCCAGATTGTCCTCGCTGAAGAAATCATCCATTGGCTTCGATACCTTGAACAATCGGTTTCTCTTCTCAGCACTTTCTACAAGGTTTTTCCAGAGTGGATCACTCTTTAATGTTGCAGCTGAACCAACCACCTGATTGCAATAGAGAATGGATCAGtgagagattaaaaaaaaagcatattctatgaacttttatgttttaagtCTTTACCAAAACAGAAGACTTAGCTCGAGTAATCCCCACGTTCATCCTATGAGAGTTAGATAGAAACCCAATTTCTCCTTTGTCATTAGCTCTAACACatgaaaatattgtaacatCCTTCTCCCTTCcctttaataaaaagaaaaatggaacAACAATCTTGAGTTTGAGAATCATGGTTTAGAGCACTAAGAGAGTAAAAGAATAATCATATGACCTGGAACCCATCGACAGTGTTGATATCAACCACTTTGTCAGCCTCTGCACCAAACATCTCCTTGAACCGATCTTTGAGAGCTTTCACTTGGTAGCTATAAGGCGATATAATAGCTAGCTGAGAGCTTGACTTGAGCTCTGGGTACATTGTAACAAGCCTGTGGTAGATGAGGAGAACAAACTCCACCTCGTCTAGATTAACCCGAGAGCCAGTTGCTCCTGGATGTTGCGACTCTTTCCCTTCGTGTATATCAAAAAAGCAAAACGGACCAAAACAACGGTATTTATGCCAGTCGCGAGTCGTCTGTGCTTCAATATCGGATCCATCTTCCAGAGCCTCTTCATAGAATTCCTTTGACGGAAAGCTTCTTATCTAATAATTTTCAGACAAAAGATTCAGATATTCAGTGAGAATCTATGTTGAAGGGGATGCTGGATACCTCTGGATGCATTCGGTATTGGGTTTTCAACATGTTCACTGGATAGCCAGCCTTTTGAAGTCTCTCGAACATGCTTGTACCGTAGCTTCATTGACCAAAAAGGAAGACATCAAGTTAGTATATAAACAGATAAGGATGTAATGAGATGGTTTTAAAGTAGTTACCCAGAATCCTGAGCAACAGTTGAAATTACAGTAGCTGGGAGTTGTTTTGGCTCATAAACTAATGCTGTTTGCAACTAGCCGGTCACATGTACAGTTGCAAGATacaacttaaatattttttttcaagtttgaaATGTGAAGGGCAATGTTATGGACTGTTTACCAGAAATACTTGTTTGCACCTAGTGGCCAAGGGGATAAGAGTTGCCGGCTCAACCTGCACAACAAGTGCACAAGAGTACATTTCATAAGCAATGAACTCTGAAGAAATATAAGCATTAACATCTTTCTCTATCTGCTTCCCTTCCGTAGCAAACAACAAGTACTTTTGAGATATCCTCAACATACTACTTAAGGGAGAACACATGATTCAACTCTAATGACCCGCCATGACAAAAGTTTCATGAAGCTCAAGTTTCGACAATAAGCATCCTATTTTTATTAGTCCAGGGGGCTTACAGCTTGTGCAGCTTCATCTATAATAACGACGTCGAAACCACGGTTTGATTTAGCCAGAAGTGGTGACCCACTGAAGCTAAGAGTAGCAAACACCTGAAAGTGCAAAATAAACACAAGtgaatattcagaaaaaaaaataaagttacatgAGAAAACGAGGAGGGAGGGTTAATTAATTCTCCATACAATTGCAGCCTCGTCCAAAATTGAAGTCCGGATGCTATCTACATCAGTTCCTGTGGTTCCTTGTTTTGGTTTATCAATCGCTGAGCCAAGCTTCTGTGCCACCTGTAAAAGAGTATAATGGTCAGACAGAATCTAACTCAGGAGAAAGGCAATCAAAAGTGCAAAAGCTACGAGGTGATAACATACGAGGTGATCCAGCGATACTGACATGACGGAGTGATGTGCCCTGACACCAATCCGTACGATTTTAGGTGTGTACGTCTGCGCGTTTTTGTCACGAAGGATTGAAATAAACGTAAACCGAAGATCGAATCGAATCGAACCGGAAACTACTTCTTATTATACGCCTCCACGTGGAGTGTTCCTCTTCACTCTCCCCTCCTCTATTACCTGGTGCAAAACGGTGTCGTTTGAGCTGTTGTTCATTGGAAAGCTGGTTCGGTTTAAAAGGAATGAAATAAACTAAACCGGAGATCGAATCGAACCGGAAACTTGTACTTCTTATTAAACGTCTCCACGTGGAGTGTTCctcttcactctctctctctctcttctattAGCTGGGCGAAAACGGTGTCGTTTGAGCTGTTGTTCACTTGTAAGCTTTGATCGGAGTTGTTCGTCTCTACTGCCTCGATCTCCGGCGACTAGCTAGCGATGGCGGTCTCAGCTTTCCGTGTGACGCAGTTACCACTTCTTCACCAATCTCAGGTAGAGCTTAAAATTGTCAAACGCCATTACTACCTCTGCTGAATCTCGATTATGCTTTCGTTTCGCAGTTTCCTATTGCTAGAGCAGCAACGTCTAAGAAGATGATCGGAGGCAGAAGAAACTTGAAGGGTTTTGCTATCTCGGCTCAGTATTCACAAAGCCAAGACCTTTTCACTTCTCGCCTTCAAAGtaattgaaattttatattttatggttCAATTTCTCTCTCATTAGGGTGTTTCTGTTGATCCATGTGCTTTTGATTGCAGGCCGGATAGAGAATTTACCCAAACTAGTGGAGGATATTGTTCAGACATCGATCAACACTGGTCCACGTGGTGCGTTACGACTTGTCCAAGGCGTTCAGGCCTTCT
This genomic stretch from Brassica napus cultivar Da-Ae chromosome C9, Da-Ae, whole genome shotgun sequence harbors:
- the LOC106442699 gene encoding probable helicase MAGATAMA 3, with the translated sequence MSVSLDHLVAQKLGSAIDKPKQGTTGTDVDSIRTSILDEAAIVFATLSFSGSPLLAKSNRGFDVVIIDEAAQAVEPATLIPLATRCKQVFLLQTALVYEPKQLPATVISTVAQDSGYGTSMFERLQKAGYPVNMLKTQYRMHPEIRSFPSKEFYEEALEDGSDIEAQTTRDWHKYRCFGPFCFFDIHEGKESQHPGATGSRVNLDEVEFVLLIYHRLVTMYPELKSSSQLAIISPYSYQVKALKDRFKEMFGAEADKVVDINTVDGFQGREKDVTIFSCVRANDKGEIGFLSNSHRMNVGITRAKSSVLVVGSAATLKSDPLWKNLVESAEKRNRLFKVSKPMDDFFSEDNLERMKVTEKDMEIPDALGFEDEAPPLAANYVGNDDNDFGDGGDGALAEED
- the LOC106440666 gene encoding U-box domain-containing protein 62 translates to MSGKGLSPASFSAPPMTVQDADPLRFRVGEQDPKTREFAAFIGDQHRYFAAAAAAAAAANPHPQPHIEFRQSFYSESGNPNDSGGSDGEEVVEEEEEEEEEDDDDVDGNEGDGMNKDVGEDGGGAVVGIEQDNAAYYSQQFKAMEASFVSRQEESSSVAAENGCDVSGRRDASSSSLSNSVESLRTILSDPITGALMSDAMILPCGHTFGAGGIEQVKQMKACCTCSQPVSEDSITPNLTLRVAVQAFCREEKSQSNHSSKRKREGFDQERRSFGDTAYTNRSRNRTNHFPFAVADRVIIKGNKRTPPRFVGREAVVTTQCLNGWYVVKTLDNAESVKLQYRSLAKATEDPSTKATPSKMVPNWL
- the BNAC09G50100D gene encoding uncharacterized protein BNAC09G50100D, whose translation is MEAMSQSCMTIITTSLSPPTTHQILAPVKSIPQTKPSLNARKQKPFAAARCVASGSGYAAAVEPITPEEEEELTQRKSICGGEANRGMWELLECLEKEAIMGDDDGRDPKDYNRRAKIFDKSSKIFKNIKEHRDDHSRE